Proteins found in one Misgurnus anguillicaudatus chromosome 3, ASM2758022v2, whole genome shotgun sequence genomic segment:
- the peli1a gene encoding E3 ubiquitin-protein ligase pellino homolog 1, with amino-acid sequence MLAPEEELLSSSKPTKYGELIILGYNGSLLNGDRGRRRSRFALFKRPKANGVKPSTVHTGCSPQTAKAISNKDQHSVSYTLSRAQTVVVEYTHDNTTDMFQIGRSTESPIDFVVIDTVPGCHGKSDTLSSQSTISRFACRIVCQRAPPYAARIYAAGFDSSKSIFLGEKAAKWWCADSQMDGLTTNGVLVMRPQHGFTCESNPGTWREISVCGNVFALRETRSAQKPGQVVENECQELVDGSLIDLCGATLLWRSAEGLSRTPTVKHLEALRRELNAARPQCPVGLQTLAFPSLDRSIRGSPHEDQPWAYLHCGHVHGYHAWKGRHRFMKVGSTEEEEDESETKEAMETELLMEGERECPLCRTRGLYVPLKLGRESGFYLDAAPPTHAFNPCGHVCSERTAAFWSKLPIPHGAQGFYPSCPFCMKPLARDRKYVRLIFQGLTD; translated from the exons ATGTTGGCTCCGGAAGAGGAGCTACTGAGCTCCTCTAAACCCACCAAATACGGAGAGCTCATCATTCTTGG TTACAATGGCTCACTACTGAATGGAGATAGGGGCAGAAGGAGGAGTCGTTTCGCTTTATTTAAGAGACCCAAAGCTAACGGAGTCAAACCCAGCACCGTTCACACCGGGTGCAGTCCGCAGACTGCCAAG GCCATCAGTAACAAAGACCAGCACAGTGTATCATACACCTTATCTAGGGCACAGACCGTAGTTGTGGAGTACACACATGACAACACCACTGACATGTTTCAG ATCGGTCGATCCACTGAAAGCCCCATAGATTTTGTGGTGATAGACACGGTACCCGGCTGTCACGGTAAAAGCGACACGCTGTCGTCCCAGAGCACGATTTCACGATTCGCTTGTCGGATAGTGTGTCAGAGAGCGCCACCGTACGCAGCACGCATCTACGCCGCCGGCTTCGACTCGTCCAAAAGCATCTTTCTTGGG GAGAAAGCAGCGAAATGGTGGTGCGCAGACAGCCAGATGGACGGACTGACCACAAACGGTGTATTAGTGATGCGTCCCCAACACGGCTTCACCTGCGAGTCCAATCCGGGCACCTGGAGAGAGATCTCGGTCTGTGGAAACGTCTTCGCGCTTAGAGAGACAAGGTCTGCACAGAAACCAGGCCAAGTG GTTGAAAATGAATGTCAGGAGCTGGTCGACGGCTCTTTAATCGATCTGTGTGGTGCGACTCTTTTGTGGAGGTCAGCAGAAGGCCTCTCTCGAACACCCACTGTCAAACACCTTGAAGCGCTTCGAAGGGAACTGAACGCTGCGCGGCCCCAATGTCCTGTAGGGTTACAAACTCTGGCCTTCCCCAGTTTAGATCGCTCCATCAGGGGTTCACCCCACGAGGACCAGCCCTGGGCGTATCTTCATTGCGGACACGTGCACGGCTACCATGCCTGGAAAGGGCGCCACAGGTTCATGAAAGTGGGCTCGACCGAAGAGGAGGAGGATGAGTCCGAGACGAAAGAAGCGATGGAGACAGAACTATTGATGGAGGGGGAGAGAGAGTGTCCGCTGTGCCGTACGCGGGGTTTGTACGTTCCCTTAAAGTTAGGCCGCGAGTCGGGCTTCTACCTGGACGCTGCTCCTCCAACACACGCTTTTAATCCGTGCGGTCACGTGTGTTCAGAACGAACGGCAGCGTTTTGGAGTAAACTGCCAATACCGCACGGAGCTCAAGGTTTTTACCCATCATGCCCGTTTTGTATGAAACCCCTCGCTCGGGACAGGAAGTACGTCAGACTTATATTTCAGGGACTTACGGAttaa